Part of the Woronichinia naegeliana WA131 genome, ATGAAATACGCGGTGTCATGCTGGCTTTATCCACTGCTCGAAATACAACGTGGGATTATGCTCTAGCTCCATCTCACCTAGTCCAAAAGTGGGAAAAACAAGGTGCAAAGAAAGGAGATGCTGTTATCGCCGCCCATTTAGAAACAAATAATATTCCCTATCTAATTTCAGAGAATCGCCATTTTCTTCATGAAATTGCTGATCTTCCTTTTAAGGTGCTTAGTAGCAAAAAACTTTTAACATATCTCAATTAACGCTAAGGCGATCGCTTTTTTGAATGGATAATGGATAATGGACAATTGACAATAGATAATTATCAACTATTCACTATCAATTAATCGGCGATCGCGGTTTGTATTTAGGATTAGGGGAGCGATCACTTAAAATCCGATAAAATAGTGATTGACAAATTTGAGAGAGAGATTATGGCAACTACAGCAGAAGACGTATGGCAACTCTTAGCCGAATTAACAACAGCTCAAAAAGAGACCGACCGACAACTGAGGGAAACCAACCTACAACTCAAGGAAACCAGCCTACAACAGCAGGAGACTAACCGACAACTCAAGGAACAACAGAAAGAAAGCAAGAGACGGGAAAAGAAGACCGATCAGCAACTTAAAGAATTGGGTAAACAGATTGGGGGACTTGGAGCGAAATTTGGCAGCTTTACCGAAGGTTTAGCCCTGCCTTCCATGACCACCATTCTGGAACAACAATTCGGAATGGAAACTATTAGTCCTAGTGTAAGAGTTAGTAAAAATGGACAACATATAGAAATTGATGTCCTTGCCTATGCGAATGGCAATCTGAATACTGCCTATGTTGTCGAGGTTAAAAGTCATGCAAGAGAAGAATCTATTGCTCAATTAAAAAGTATTTTGCAACGTTTTCGTAGCTCTTTTCCTGAACACAAAGATAAACAACTCTATGGCATTTTAGCGGCGGTTGATTTGTCCAATGGATTACGCGAAAAAATTTTACAAGAAGGATTGTATGTAGCCCGTATTCATGACCAAGTTTTTGAACTTGATATTCCCGATAATTTTCAACCTAAAACTTATTAAAATATTTTATGCGATCGCAGTTTCCCATCCTGTTTTAAAGAGCCTTCCTGTTTGGGGTTCATAATGTAGAGTTAAGGGGCGATCGCCAAGAATATCAGTAAAATGGAGAGTAGAAAATATTGAGGGAGAACAATCCTCTATGACAACCACTGCCGAAGAGGTATGGCAAATCTTAGCCGAGTTAGCAATGGCCCAAAGACAAACTGACCAGCAGTTAAAGGAAACTGATCAGCAGTTAAAGGAAACTGACCGTAAAATCCTTGCTGTTAGTGAGGAAGTTCGTCAAGTCAGCCAGGAAATCAGTGCTGTTAATAAGCAAATCAGTGCTGTTAACAAGCAAATTGGTGATCTGGGGGGCAAATGGGGGCGTTTTGTCGAAAATATGGTGGCCCCTGCCTGTGAAACCATCTTTTTAAAACGAGGGATTCCCGTTCATCAAGTTAGCCAACGAGTCAAAAAAAGATTAGAGGGACAAACCCTCGAAATTGATATTCTCGTGACCAATGAACATCATGTTTTAGTGGTGGAAGTGAAAAGCAGTTTGGGGGTAAGTGATGTCAAAGACTTAAGAGCAGATTTAACACAATTTCGACAATTCTTTCCTGAATATGCCCATAAACAACTCTATGGAGCAGTCGCAGGAATTGAAATTGAAGAAGGAGCCGATAAGTATGCCTATCGCCAAGGATTGTTTGTATTAGCTCAAGCGGGGGAAACCGTTGCCATTCTCAATAATTCTGATTTTCAGCCGAAAAATTGGTAAATGTTAAGTTTAAAATTTAGAAGCGATCGCATTTTCAATGGATAATAGACAATTGACAATGGATAATTATCAACTATTCACTATCAACTATCAATTAATCCGCGATCGCATTTTCAATGGATAATAGGTTTTGGGAATCAGGGAGAGGCGATCGCGTTCTTGGCTTGTGTGCTAAAATGAACAAAAATCAGGAGATTTTAAAAAAATGACAGCCACTCAATCAGTCGTAAACGTTGTGATGTCTTTATCTCAAACTACCTATGATCAAATCCAAAAAATGGCTATTGCCAATCATCAAAAAACCGAAGAATTACTAACTAATCTAATTACGGAAGGCTTAGATGCCCAATCTACTACCCGCCAAATATTAGAAAGAATCTCCAAGGAATACCGCGATCGTTTGTCAAAAGAAGGTACACTCGATCAATCATCAGAAAAAACTATTCAATCATTGCGTGAGCTAAGAGAAAATATCGTCAATGAACTTTATCCATAATCAACTTATAGCCCTAGATACTAACCAATTTATCTTTGCTCTTCGTCAAGATCCAACCTATTCGAGTTGTCAAATCTTGCTGTTTGAAAAACTCCATAAAATTAATGTCTATCTTCTCCTACAGGTTCTCATTGAATTGCAGCGTAACTTAAATGAGAATGAAATACGCGGTGTCATGCTGGCTTTATCCACTGCTCGAAATACAACGTGGGATTATGCTCTAGCTCCATCTCACCTAGTCCAAAAGTGGGAAAAACAAGGTGCAAAGAAAGGAGATGCTGTTATCGCCGCCCATTTAGAAACAAATAATATTCCCTATCTAATTTCAGAGAATCGCCATTTTCTTCATGAAATTGCTGATCTTCCTTTTAAGGTGCTTAGTAGCAAAAAACTTTTAACATATCTCAATTAACGCTAAGGCGATCGCATTTTCAATGTAAACTATCAACTATTCATTATCAACTATCAATTAATCGGCGATCGCATTTTGGGTCAGGGTTAAGAGGCGATCGCGTTTTCAATAGATAGTGGACAGGCGATCTCCGCTTCGTAGATACTGTGTTAAGTGTCAAGGGGAAGCAGGCAAAAAATCAGTTTCCTCCTCTAAAACAACGTTAGGAAGAGCCAACTTAGTCTGGTCAAACGGTTTCCCTGACTTGAGAACCCCGTAAACAATCCGAATGAGTTTGTGCATTACAACCCCAACGATCTGCATTTTATTTTTTCCTGCCTCTAAAAACCGTTCTCGCAAGTCCTTCATGGGAGAACAATGACGCATAGAACTCAATGCAGGAAAATAAAGAGCCTTACGTAAATGAGGATTACCAATTTTACACAACCGAGTTTTGCCTTTAACAGAGGTTCCCGATTGATGCTCTTGAGGGGTTAAACCCGCAAATGCCGCTAATTGACGAGCAGAAGAAAACTGATTAATATCGCCAATTTCTGCCAGAATTGTCATTGCTGTCGGCTCACCAATTCCTACAATCGAAGTCAATAAATCTGCTTGACTTTTTAGAGAACTATATTCGTTCAACAATTCTTTTTGTCGCTTTTTTACATTGTCAATTTGAGTTTCTAAAAACACAAGATGAGCTTCAATATCTTCTATGAGACTCTCATCAACTGTTGTTTTTAAACGATTTTTTTCTTGAGTTGCCATCTGCTCTAAGGCTCTTAATCGACGGCTATAAGACTGTAATTGTGCCATTTCTGGACTTGGGGGTGTCCAAGCTTGTGGTTTAAGGGCTGCACAGAATCGTGCAATCGTTGTCGCATCGGCTTGATCATTTTTTGTTCGACTCAAGCGACTTTGAGCAAATCCTTTAATTCGGGCAGGATTAACAATACTGACAACGTGACCTAAACCGTGTAAATAAGTTGCTACTGAATGTCCGTACGTACTAGTTGCCTCTAAACAAGCATGAACTCTTTCCAGTTGGTTTTGCTCCAACCATTTTTTGAGTTGCTCGAACCCTTCAAGGTTATTGGCAAATTCTTTAACCTGACTTTTTTTCTCTCCTTTGAGTAAGGCGGCTGAGAATTTTTCTTTACTAATATCTATGCCGAGAATGGCTTCTTTTTCGCTCATGGTTTAACTCCTTGTGAGTTAGAAAAATAGTTGTCACTCTGCCGCGCTATCCTTGCAAATACTAGGTTTTTTGAGAAAAGCCACGTTGATACTGTCCAGTCTGCGGAAGGTGACATTCCGAAGAACAAATAAGAGGCTCTTTATCTACGAAGCAAGCTTTTTGCTTTAGGTTGGGTTCAGAGTCACTCTTTTTCTTGTTCTTCTTGAGATTAGGATAGCTCCTATCCTCCATTCCCAACATACAAGGTTGGCTAGACAAAAGGAAACCAAACTAATAACTTTGAGGTTGAAAATTTTACAGCAAGAATTATTTTGAGTCTACGGGCTTTGGTATTGACCAAGGAACGATGGAGTCAATTTTGGGCAAAACTTGATCAATATGGGTTCCCTGTAGAACCCTGATTACACCATCTTTTATCAAGAAAAGGTCGCATTCATTCAAGCCATCCGAAGTTAAGCCGTAACAAAGTTACCGATCGCCAAGGTTCCGGTTAAACCGGTTACTTCTACAATGGAGTCAGTACTGGCATTAAAACCGGCGATCGCATCATTAATCGCGACAAAAGTACGGGTAGTAGTCCCACTGGTAAAGGTAAATTGGGCAGCATAGTTAGCGGCAAAATTTGTAGTGGTTAAGGCAGTTCCAATGCCTGTTGCATCGAGGGTAGCAACCGTTAAGTCAGGGGTAAATCCGGCTCGTGCGGTGGTGACAAGAAACAGATCGTTACCAGTCGTCGCGTTAAAGTCGGTAATCAGGTCATAGTTGGCTAAGAGAGAATCGGTTAGGGTTTTGTAACCAAACTTGTCGATCCCTGCCCCTCCTGTGAGAATATCTTTACCTCCTAATCCTGTGAGAATATCATTTTTTGCTCCGCCGATCAGGGTATCGTTGCTACTAGTTCCCACTAGGTTAAGAGCAACAGGATTACCAACAGAATCATCGCCGTTAGCATCGATTCCAAATATAGTTTCTTGATCGAGAGCTTGAGATGAGCTTAATGCTCCTTTCGCTTCGGAGGATAGCCAATTCCAGTTAGAATCTGTTTTCCAAATGTACAGCGATTGATCTGCTATATTTTTCCAAAGGACTTGGTTTTCACCGTTAATCGTCTCCACGGCTAACGCTTCCCAGCCAGGAAAACTAGATTCAGAAATAGGCTGTCCAAAAGCTTGGAGCGAGATGGGCGTTGTTGTTCTGACTTGAGCGAACAGTTGGTTCGCAAGATCTTTAACAAACGCTGTATTGCCCACTGATTCAATGGGGACAAAGCTGCTAATCACTCCATCACCATTAGCATCAACTTCAAATAGGGCTTCTTGACTAAGGGTTTGAGGAGAGTTTAAGTCCCAGACATCGGATGAGAGCCAGTTCCAGCTAGCGTCTGTCTTCCAAAGACCTATTGTATTCGCAGTGATGTTTTTCCAGAGAACTTGGTTTTCTCCGTTGATCGTCTCAGCAGCTAGGGGGTTCCAGCCTGGGTAGATATTATTATAAGGTTGATTCAGATACTTGAGAGTAATCAAGGGACTATTGCCGTTTTGAGTGTAGAAGTAGGTTGAGGTTTCATTCCACAGCTTGACCACACCTTGATTTTCTATAATCGTATAGTGCTCATTGGTTATGTTTAGACTAAAAATAGCACTAGCATCGGGATTAGTTCCCACGCTTGAGTCATCTACATTGACGACAACTTGATATTGATTGCGTGTTTGGAAGTCAAGGTTTGTGCCGATAAAGAACAGTCCTTTATCACGAATTTCAAAACTAGTAGCATCGATTTCTGTTAAAAATAGGTTATTCGTTCCTTGACCATCATCACTGATCACAATATCTGCAACTTTAATTCCATTTTTTGTATCACTATTTTCTGCAAGTTCATTTACTACATTGTTCAATATTAAGGCTGTTGGCGGTTGGTTATTTGGATTGGGTTGATTGTTATCATTATTAATGACTACCTTAGCTTGGTCATCTTCATTTAAATTATTATTGTTCGGAGTTGAATCAGGATCTGGTTCAGTAACAGCGATAACTTCCGCCATTACAGAAAGACTTTGTGTTGAAGTAACTTTGGCAATAATATTTATAAATGCTTGATTATCCTTCGCTATATTAGCAGCATCCCAAATTCCAGTTGTTGGATCATAAGAGCCTTGTTGGGGAGTGGAGGAAACAAATGTTAATCCCTGGGGTAAAAGTGATTTTACTTGAATTGAGGTTGCAGCTCCTGAGCCTTTATTCGTGAGGGTGATAGTAAAATTAATTAGGTCATCAATGTTGGCCGTTGTTTTATCTGAAGTTAAGGATAGTTCCAAGTCGGCTGGCTGAATTGCGCCAGGGGCAACATTAAATCTTTGAACAACTGAATTATCGTCAGGGCTAAAGTCTGTTTCTGAACTCGAAGCCTCAATTAGGCTACTTAGGAAACCTGAACCAATTAATTCCCCTGATACAACTACAGTGGCAGATTCATTGACATTCAGAGTGCCAATATCGGCATTGATTGCATCACTAAGGACGTTTGCAAGCCCTTTACTCGGAGTAGCAGAAACATTGAGAACGCTTTCAAGCGGGAGGTTATCTGTCAGAACAACCCCTGTGGCAGTGGAAGCCCCAATATTTTTGACGGTGACAGTATAGCTAACGTTATTTCCTAATATTAGAGGAGTTGTTATAGAAGTTACGCTTACTTGGAGGTCAACACCAATTGCTGTTTTGGGAGTTAGAGAGAGATCATAGGTTGTATCGCCTTCATACTGGGACACTTTAACAAAATAATTGCCCGCAGATAATGCAGAAATATCAATACTTTCATCTTGATTTTCAGTCAATTCAGAAACTTGAATAATTTCATCAGAAGAAATTTCACTGTCTCCATTTTTGTCTTGGGATAGTTCTAAGTCAGCATCGGCTGATAAACCGCTCAAACTGAGAGTTAAGCCACTGGGATTTGTAAGGGTAAAGCGATAATAGTCAATAGAATCGACATTACCGACAAAGTCGTTTTGAGTTGAGTTTGCTAAAGTGCCAAGGTTGAAAGCAGTAGCAAGGGTACTTCCTGCTTTGTCGGTGGGAATAACTGACGGAGTAGCAGAAAGATTGAGGTTATAGTTTGTATTGCCACTACTGGGAGAAAGCCAAACGTAGTAATCCCCAACTGCTAATCCATTGATATTAATAACTTCAGATTCGTTCCCTTCAGCATCGGATACAGCAATGGTTTCATCAAAGTCAATCACACCATCATTGTTAGTATCTTGCCCTAAAGTAGCAATTAAATCTCCTTGATCTAATCCATTAACTTCCAGACTAAAATCGCTCACTGTTGTTAAATTAAAGCGATAATAATCATTTGGATCGACTTCACCGATAAAGTCAGTTCGGGTTAAATTGCCACTAAGCGTTCCTAAATCCTGAGCATTACTAGGAGTATTCCCTGCATTATCTGAAGGAACTGGCAGTGGGGGAACGGTTAGAGTAAGGTTGTAGTTGGTATCTCCACTTTTTTGAAAGACACGGACGTAATAAACGTTTGGACTCAGATCAGTTAGCTCTATTGTTTCGTTGCTGTTGCCAATCTCTTCAGAACTAGCAACTACTTCATAATCTTGCCGAATGTTATCCTCATTAAAATCCTGAATTAGCTCTACATCAATATCAGCACTCAGTCCGTTAAGAAGTAAGCTAAAATCTCGATAAGTGAAGAAATATACTTCGTCTTCTTCTATTGGGTTTCCCAAAGTAAAACGATAATAAACGTCTGGATTTGTACTGCCAATAGATCCTGTAAGATTTACATTGCCTTCAAGCTGATTTAGTTCGATGGCATTACTAAGATCGTTAAAAGCTGAAACACTAGCAAGAGGGCTGGGATTAACAAGAAGAAACTCAGGTGAAAAAGCTTCAACACTTAAGCTTTGTAAATTAAAAGTGCTATTAGTGGTTGCTGTAGGAATTCCTATGTCATAGTGTACGTGACCATTATGACCTGAAGAGTAACGTATTACCCCTGTTTGACCATCAGTTGCACTCCAATGACGAGGATCGTTGTGCCAAACCCTTGTAACCAAACCTGTATCGGTAAATGCTTGAATCTGATTCTGTACGTTTGCTGAACTATAGCCAATTGCTGTATTATCTACCAGAAAGTTGCTTATTTGAGATAGCAATTGCCGATTATTAAAGGCTTGATTCCCCCTAACAGCATTTACTAAGTTCTGAGGAGTAGAAGCAGCAGCTTGATAAGTTCCATTAGTGTTTCTAACAATTATTTGGTTATTGGGAGCAGCTACATACCAGACGTTATTAATTCTTGTTTCAAGAAAGAAGTTTCTACCGTCGTCGTACGCTTCTCTTGGACGTGTATCGATGTCGATATCCCGACCAGCTCCATGGGACGCATGAAGAGACCCTGGCGGACCTCCGGGTTTTAAACTTGCGCCATTTAGTGTTAAATCCTGGCCAAACGCTGTTCGGGCATTCTGTAATGTTCGGAAAGCCCAATCAGTCGCCCATCGCTCTGTCTGTAAATTGCCATCTTTAATGTTAACGCCTTGTATTGTTCCGACTTTTATCTCATTCCATTGCGGGGCATTACTTGCATTAATAAAGACCTCGGCATTTTTACTTAAATTTTGAACTGGGACAACTTTACTTTTATCTTCAATAACAGCATCAAATAGGTTGATTGCCCAAGACAGCTCATCGCCGTCATTTTTCCCATTGATAGTTAGAGGTGTACCATTTTTCCCAGGAAATCCTAAATAAGCAAGTCGTTGCTCTTGACTATATTCATCAAGGGTTCCTGCTTGAGCAGTTGTTATTACTGGATTACTTCCATTAGCAACGGAAAACCCATCAGTTACATTAACCTTAACAGTGATAGATTTTTGATCTTGATCTTCTACCGAAAAAGCTACTTCTCCCAAACCAAGATCACCTTGCCGAGCTTGATCATAAGTTAGTATTGTACCCGATACCTTTGGTACATAATACAAGGTATCGTATTGGTTTCCAGGGATTGCATCGTTTCCCTTTTCATCAATTAATTTTCCCTTTGCGTTTAAAGCGGTTAACTCTGCCGAGGTTGGATTAAACTTCATGCTTCCAGCCTGCTTGCCTAGATTGATTTCAATCACATCTCCCAAAAGCCCCTGAACGGTAATTTCCTTCGCTTCAGTAGAAACAGAATAATCCCAAGCCGTACCTGATTGAGGTGCCGTTACAACGATATTAAGAAAGTCCTCTCCCTGAACTTGTTCAAATGTTAAAATACCACTTTTAGTTCCAGAAACTAAGGTTTTTGTGCTAAAAATTGGTTTGCCTGCATACCTTACTTCAAATTGATCGGGAATAGTATAATGTTCGTAAAAATAAGTAAGAGTAACAATTTTTTTAGTTTGTCCTGGTGCTAAAGGATCAAGTTGTAACGTTTTATTGGTTCCGCCTACACCACCACTACCTGATAGACTGGCTTGCTCAATCAGAATGCTTTGACCATCAATAACAATAATTGCGGTATCATCCTCAGTTTTAATCCGACTCAACTCAGCCACACTTAAACTAACCCCTCGCACCAAAGCTGAAAATAACTCCCCCTCATCACCAGGGCTATCCACCGAATTAACCTGAGCATCCACAAAATGCCCAAACTCTTCTAAGATAACTGCCTCCACATCCGACTGACTGGCCGTCGCTACAAACTGATCTGACAAATAAATAATATTGCTACTGCTGGCATAGGCTCCCCGCGCATTGCCCAAAATATCACTACTAATCACCTCAACAGTCGGCAATTGATTAAAATCTCCCGCCAACCATTGCGACTGAAACGTTAAAGCCATTGCGCGGTCATAATTAGTGCCAAAAGCCGTATCAAAACGACCCCAGAAATCATCCAAACCCGCAAAAGCAGTGAGTTGGTTATAGGCAAGGGTCAAGGTAGAGTTGATGCTCATAATAGTAACAAGTTAAGTAATTATCTTGAATGGGGAATGATTTAAAAACCTTAGAGGCGCGAAAAAGAGAATCTCTAATACCAAATTTTGTTGTCATACCTCTTTTTTAGGCAATGTAGGGGCTTAGCCTCTAAGTCCTATACTCTCTGGATTTGGAAACCAAACCCCTACCCAAAATTAAAGTAGCTTTAACCAAGGGATTTCGTATAACAACAAAAGTTATTCCAGCAATATTGAAATTAAATAGGACTCTGAGCAGGCTAACCCTCAGTAGTTTACCAATAAATACAAAAAAAGCAAGCCCTGTTCTCATGGTCAATTACTACAAAGCTAGCAGATGTAAGGGTTAGGGCAAATATTAAATTTTGTTACAAATGCTGATAAGTAGAAAGTGACCTGTTAAACACCACAGACAAAGGCAAAGAAAAACAGCGATCCGTTAAAAACTGTCAAAAAGCCAAACCAGCATTAACCCGACAAACGCTGCTGTAACTCCTGCTCAGAGAAATCCGTCACCTGAGCCATCTGAGACGTTTACAAAGCAAACTAAGGTAGGAACAATCTAATCTAAAAATTCATCAGTTATTCTGACAAATTTGATTAATACTACTCAGCATGAAGCCATTTGCTTGTATATCCATCGTTACAATGAATCGCGATCGCTCTTTTGGGTTTCCAACCAAAATTTAAACATCGTTTAGAACAGAATCCTTGAATGAGTAAAGCAACCTGTCAAAAGGAGATCGCTTTTTAAAGATAGCAAAGTAGGAACTTTGAATTAGGACTTTGATCAAAAAAGTAAAAAAGAGTGATTTTTTACAG contains:
- a CDS encoding DUF3782 domain-containing protein yields the protein MATTAEDVWQLLAELTTAQKETDRQLRETNLQLKETSLQQQETNRQLKEQQKESKRREKKTDQQLKELGKQIGGLGAKFGSFTEGLALPSMTTILEQQFGMETISPSVRVSKNGQHIEIDVLAYANGNLNTAYVVEVKSHAREESIAQLKSILQRFRSSFPEHKDKQLYGILAAVDLSNGLREKILQEGLYVARIHDQVFELDIPDNFQPKTY
- a CDS encoding DUF3782 domain-containing protein produces the protein MTTTAEEVWQILAELAMAQRQTDQQLKETDQQLKETDRKILAVSEEVRQVSQEISAVNKQISAVNKQIGDLGGKWGRFVENMVAPACETIFLKRGIPVHQVSQRVKKRLEGQTLEIDILVTNEHHVLVVEVKSSLGVSDVKDLRADLTQFRQFFPEYAHKQLYGAVAGIEIEEGADKYAYRQGLFVLAQAGETVAILNNSDFQPKNW
- a CDS encoding IS110 family transposase, coding for MSEKEAILGIDISKEKFSAALLKGEKKSQVKEFANNLEGFEQLKKWLEQNQLERVHACLEATSTYGHSVATYLHGLGHVVSIVNPARIKGFAQSRLSRTKNDQADATTIARFCAALKPQAWTPPSPEMAQLQSYSRRLRALEQMATQEKNRLKTTVDESLIEDIEAHLVFLETQIDNVKKRQKELLNEYSSLKSQADLLTSIVGIGEPTAMTILAEIGDINQFSSARQLAAFAGLTPQEHQSGTSVKGKTRLCKIGNPHLRKALYFPALSSMRHCSPMKDLRERFLEAGKNKMQIVGVVMHKLIRIVYGVLKSGKPFDQTKLALPNVVLEEETDFLPASP
- a CDS encoding pre-peptidase C-terminal domain-containing protein, whose translation is MTLAYNQLTAFAGLDDFWGRFDTAFGTNYDRAMALTFQSQWLAGDFNQLPTVEVISSDILGNARGAYASSSNIIYLSDQFVATASQSDVEAVILEEFGHFVDAQVNSVDSPGDEGELFSALVRGVSLSVAELSRIKTEDDTAIIVIDGQSILIEQASLSGSGGVGGTNKTLQLDPLAPGQTKKIVTLTYFYEHYTIPDQFEVRYAGKPIFSTKTLVSGTKSGILTFEQVQGEDFLNIVVTAPQSGTAWDYSVSTEAKEITVQGLLGDVIEINLGKQAGSMKFNPTSAELTALNAKGKLIDEKGNDAIPGNQYDTLYYVPKVSGTILTYDQARQGDLGLGEVAFSVEDQDQKSITVKVNVTDGFSVANGSNPVITTAQAGTLDEYSQEQRLAYLGFPGKNGTPLTINGKNDGDELSWAINLFDAVIEDKSKVVPVQNLSKNAEVFINASNAPQWNEIKVGTIQGVNIKDGNLQTERWATDWAFRTLQNARTAFGQDLTLNGASLKPGGPPGSLHASHGAGRDIDIDTRPREAYDDGRNFFLETRINNVWYVAAPNNQIIVRNTNGTYQAAASTPQNLVNAVRGNQAFNNRQLLSQISNFLVDNTAIGYSSANVQNQIQAFTDTGLVTRVWHNDPRHWSATDGQTGVIRYSSGHNGHVHYDIGIPTATTNSTFNLQSLSVEAFSPEFLLVNPSPLASVSAFNDLSNAIELNQLEGNVNLTGSIGSTNPDVYYRFTLGNPIEEDEVYFFTYRDFSLLLNGLSADIDVELIQDFNEDNIRQDYEVVASSEEIGNSNETIELTDLSPNVYYVRVFQKSGDTNYNLTLTVPPLPVPSDNAGNTPSNAQDLGTLSGNLTRTDFIGEVDPNDYYRFNLTTVSDFSLEVNGLDQGDLIATLGQDTNNDGVIDFDETIAVSDAEGNESEVININGLAVGDYYVWLSPSSGNTNYNLNLSATPSVIPTDKAGSTLATAFNLGTLANSTQNDFVGNVDSIDYYRFTLTNPSGLTLSLSGLSADADLELSQDKNGDSEISSDEIIQVSELTENQDESIDISALSAGNYFVKVSQYEGDTTYDLSLTPKTAIGVDLQVSVTSITTPLILGNNVSYTVTVKNIGASTATGVVLTDNLPLESVLNVSATPSKGLANVLSDAINADIGTLNVNESATVVVSGELIGSGFLSSLIEASSSETDFSPDDNSVVQRFNVAPGAIQPADLELSLTSDKTTANIDDLINFTITLTNKGSGAATSIQVKSLLPQGLTFVSSTPQQGSYDPTTGIWDAANIAKDNQAFINIIAKVTSTQSLSVMAEVIAVTEPDPDSTPNNNNLNEDDQAKVVINNDNNQPNPNNQPPTALILNNVVNELAENSDTKNGIKVADIVISDDGQGTNNLFLTEIDATSFEIRDKGLFFIGTNLDFQTRNQYQVVVNVDDSSVGTNPDASAIFSLNITNEHYTIIENQGVVKLWNETSTYFYTQNGNSPLITLKYLNQPYNNIYPGWNPLAAETINGENQVLWKNITANTIGLWKTDASWNWLSSDVWDLNSPQTLSQEALFEVDANGDGVISSFVPIESVGNTAFVKDLANQLFAQVRTTTPISLQAFGQPISESSFPGWEALAVETINGENQVLWKNIADQSLYIWKTDSNWNWLSSEAKGALSSSQALDQETIFGIDANGDDSVGNPVALNLVGTSSNDTLIGGAKNDILTGLGGKDILTGGAGIDKFGYKTLTDSLLANYDLITDFNATTGNDLFLVTTARAGFTPDLTVATLDATGIGTALTTTNFAANYAAQFTFTSGTTTRTFVAINDAIAGFNASTDSIVEVTGLTGTLAIGNFVTA